In one window of Dokdonia sp. PRO95 DNA:
- a CDS encoding phosphoribosyltransferase family protein has product MLQSLRSLFFPETCKSCDSELIAAENMVCTHCRHTLPVTDFHRYNDPAIKKVFYGRLNIENATALFYFEKKGPVQELMHNVKYRGQHEISGFLGTWLGEDLKSLDKYKCIDAVVPVPIHPKKKRKRGYNQVEGFGQSLAGALEAHYVDDVLIKAKNTKTQVFKGRFTRSDEVLDAFSIATNSNLEGKHILLCDDILTTGATLESCALQLLKIPNIKLSIAVMAIAQ; this is encoded by the coding sequence TTGCTACAATCGCTCCGTTCTCTATTTTTTCCAGAAACCTGTAAATCTTGTGACAGCGAACTCATAGCTGCCGAAAATATGGTATGTACACATTGTAGGCATACGTTACCTGTTACAGATTTTCATAGGTACAACGACCCTGCAATTAAAAAAGTATTTTATGGACGCCTCAATATAGAAAATGCGACTGCATTGTTTTACTTTGAAAAAAAAGGTCCGGTCCAGGAACTCATGCACAACGTCAAATACAGAGGGCAGCATGAAATAAGCGGCTTTCTAGGAACATGGCTAGGAGAAGATCTCAAATCTCTTGACAAATACAAGTGCATAGACGCAGTAGTACCAGTGCCCATTCACCCAAAGAAGAAAAGAAAGAGAGGATACAACCAAGTGGAAGGCTTTGGACAATCGCTCGCTGGAGCGCTAGAAGCTCATTATGTTGATGATGTGCTTATCAAAGCAAAAAATACAAAAACTCAAGTGTTTAAAGGTCGGTTTACACGTAGTGATGAAGTACTAGATGCTTTTTCGATCGCGACCAATAGCAATCTTGAAGGCAAGCATATATTGTTGTGTGATGACATTCTAACTACAGGAGCAACTTTAGAATCATGCGCCTTACAACTTCTTAAAATACCTAATATCAAATTAAGTATTGCTGTGATGGCAATAGCACAATAG
- a CDS encoding Ig-like domain-containing protein produces MTDNPWYHFNRRRVAIFIVVMVSMALTLVNCAKRGSPTGGPMDSLPPVFVKSTPPNFTTNFDGDEIRIYFDEYIKLKDLRKQLIISPPIINRVISPQGSASKYIEIKIQDTLAPNTTYVFNFGLSIVDNNEGNPFPSFKYVMSTGDYIDSLTVAGTIVDAILDKPDNFVTVMLYEADSTYTDSTIYNKPPLYVTNTLDSLNTFELDYLKPGTYALVALKDEDANYTFQPKKDKVAFVEDFITVPTDSSYTLKLFSETPVYKASRPKHAAQGKIAFGISGYIDSISINLLTDVGNNHQSIITKKGEDTLNYWYKPQVALDSLVFNVTAPGYNDTLQARIRKPKLDSLAFSSKYRNAVLFDKPYRILSNIPIDTINKSLITVLKDSVEIPFTYSLQDNRTSLDIDFKKEEKTRYSIKALPNAITDFFGQQNDTLFYKANTKEFSDYGDIELTLKNAANFPYIVQLMNKSDEIVETKYSLQETVFNFKLLKPGLYKIRLIEDANNNRVFDSGNYLERTQPEVIINFPGEIDVRPSWFAKETFELLSRKTKLKDTIQE; encoded by the coding sequence ATGACAGATAATCCTTGGTATCATTTTAATAGAAGACGCGTAGCTATATTTATAGTAGTTATGGTGAGTATGGCACTAACGCTCGTAAACTGTGCAAAACGTGGTTCTCCTACCGGAGGACCTATGGATAGCCTACCTCCAGTTTTTGTAAAGTCTACACCTCCTAACTTTACGACAAACTTTGATGGAGATGAAATTCGCATTTATTTTGATGAGTATATAAAACTCAAAGATCTTAGAAAACAGCTTATCATCTCTCCTCCTATTATCAATAGAGTAATCTCTCCACAGGGATCTGCATCAAAATATATAGAAATAAAAATCCAAGATACACTTGCTCCCAATACGACCTACGTGTTCAACTTTGGACTCAGTATTGTAGATAATAATGAAGGAAATCCTTTTCCTTCATTTAAGTACGTAATGTCTACTGGAGATTACATAGATAGTCTTACTGTGGCAGGAACAATTGTAGATGCGATCTTAGATAAGCCTGACAATTTTGTAACCGTAATGCTTTATGAAGCAGATAGTACCTATACGGATTCCACTATCTATAATAAGCCACCTTTATACGTTACAAATACCTTAGATAGTCTCAACACCTTTGAGCTAGACTATCTAAAACCTGGAACATATGCACTTGTAGCTTTAAAAGATGAAGATGCAAATTATACATTTCAACCTAAAAAGGATAAAGTTGCTTTTGTAGAAGATTTTATAACTGTCCCAACTGACTCGTCGTATACACTAAAATTATTTTCAGAAACACCAGTTTATAAAGCCTCCCGCCCTAAGCATGCTGCCCAGGGTAAAATTGCCTTTGGCATTAGTGGGTATATAGATAGTATCTCTATAAACCTCTTAACTGATGTGGGAAACAATCACCAAAGTATTATAACAAAGAAAGGAGAAGACACATTAAACTATTGGTACAAACCACAAGTTGCACTTGACTCGCTTGTCTTTAATGTTACTGCTCCAGGTTATAATGACACCTTACAAGCTAGAATACGAAAACCCAAACTAGATTCCCTAGCCTTTTCTTCAAAATATCGTAACGCTGTGCTATTTGATAAGCCATATCGCATACTCAGCAATATTCCTATAGACACGATTAATAAATCTTTGATAACCGTTTTAAAAGACTCTGTAGAGATTCCTTTTACTTATTCTTTACAAGATAACCGAACCTCATTAGACATTGACTTTAAAAAAGAAGAGAAGACTCGATATAGTATCAAGGCGCTACCTAATGCGATTACAGACTTTTTTGGACAGCAGAATGATACTCTTTTCTATAAAGCTAACACTAAAGAATTTTCAGATTATGGAGATATAGAGCTCACGCTTAAAAACGCGGCTAATTTTCCATATATCGTACAGTTAATGAACAAAAGTGACGAAATCGTAGAAACTAAATACTCCCTTCAAGAAACTGTTTTTAACTTTAAACTTCTCAAACCAGGCCTTTATAAAATACGCCTTATTGAAGATGCCAATAATAACCGTGTTTTTGACTCAGGTAATTATTTAGAACGAACACAACCAGAAGTAATTATCAACTTCCCCGGAGAAATTGATGTGCGACCAAGTTGGTTTGCAAAGGAAACTTTTGAATTACTCTCTAGAAAAACAAAGCTTAAGGATACTATCCAAGAGTAA
- a CDS encoding amidohydrolase — MKTETLQVSLIQTSFFWEDANRNRVHQETLIAKVPRDSDLIVLPEMFTTGFSMNPQSLAESMDGETVQWMKQQALKSQAAICGSLIIIEKGLYYNRFLFVTPEGEITTYNKRHTFNMAGEGEQYKAGNEQVLIHYKGWKIFPQICYDLRFPVYARNTFDYDLIIYVANWPKTRIAAWDTLLKARAIENMSYCIGVNRVGVDGNNLEYIGHSAVYDVLGEEVVTGHTQEGVVTTTLTKRHINNTRSKLPFLEDKDRFTLG; from the coding sequence ATGAAAACAGAAACTTTACAAGTAAGCCTTATACAAACTTCGTTTTTTTGGGAAGATGCAAATCGCAATAGAGTACACCAAGAAACATTGATAGCAAAAGTTCCCAGAGATAGTGACCTTATCGTACTGCCAGAGATGTTTACTACTGGGTTTTCTATGAATCCGCAATCCCTAGCGGAAAGCATGGATGGTGAAACTGTGCAATGGATGAAGCAACAGGCTCTTAAGTCACAAGCAGCCATCTGTGGAAGTTTGATTATAATTGAAAAAGGTCTCTATTACAATCGTTTTTTATTTGTCACTCCAGAAGGTGAAATCACTACCTATAATAAGCGCCATACGTTTAATATGGCGGGCGAAGGAGAGCAGTATAAAGCTGGGAATGAGCAGGTGCTTATACATTATAAAGGCTGGAAGATATTTCCGCAGATTTGTTATGACTTGCGTTTTCCGGTGTATGCGCGTAATACATTTGATTATGATCTTATTATCTACGTTGCAAACTGGCCAAAAACTAGAATAGCAGCCTGGGATACACTCCTTAAAGCTAGAGCTATAGAAAACATGTCTTATTGTATTGGAGTAAATCGCGTGGGAGTAGATGGTAATAATCTTGAATACATAGGGCACTCTGCAGTCTATGATGTGCTAGGAGAAGAGGTGGTCACAGGGCATACTCAAGAAGGCGTAGTGACCACCACGTTAACTAAAAGGCATATTAATAACACAAGAAGTAAATTGCCTTTTCTGGAAGATAAAGACAGATTTACTCTTGGATAG
- a CDS encoding DUF294 nucleotidyltransferase-like domain-containing protein, which produces MQNTIAQRIYDFLKQFPPFQFMAESDLLDICSQASVLYIDKEEVIFKRDQAYSDRFYIVQQGAIKLTRPSKDVIKVVDICDEGDLFGLKVTSTDSYRTTATAKEETILYTLPMEEFSAFAKANKAISNYLIASFASNIKDPYTLQQSGSLLNTYEPERSAHLLGLEQARYSTSIITCSPETSIQEAARLMQQHRIGCLVITTDSIPVGVLTNRELRNAIANNIISSDHVVGDAMITQVVCAVPKITVAQAQLILLKNGISHLIITEDGTASTKVVGVLSKHDIVVAYGNSPAELVKEIKRAKKTKMLRFTWEKATLLLERYLDQNLPISHILNIFSELRDALMQRTMELSLSKMAHNPPVPFTWLALGSQGREEQLLYTDQDNALIYEDVSPENNEATKNYFLHLANRMNKRLHKIGYDYCPADMMGSNPLYCLSLSEWKVQFSTWIKDPSPESMLMSGIFFDYRLVYGTQELVAQLTTSIYDQLSTSSVFFRFMAKDALKNPPPVSFFRNFLVESDGAHKDEFDIKNRAMAPLISGARVLSLYHNLRNINHTSERFEKLAELEPQNKELFESCAYAFKALLKFRVRQGLRNDDSGRFIKLADLSKEERLKLKRCFKPLRDLQEVLRVRFQTQNLS; this is translated from the coding sequence ATGCAAAACACAATTGCTCAAAGAATCTATGATTTTTTAAAACAGTTTCCGCCATTTCAATTTATGGCAGAGAGTGATTTGCTAGATATTTGCAGCCAGGCTTCTGTACTTTACATAGATAAGGAGGAGGTTATTTTTAAACGTGATCAAGCCTACAGTGATCGTTTCTATATCGTTCAGCAAGGGGCTATAAAGCTTACGAGACCCTCCAAGGATGTAATTAAGGTGGTAGACATTTGTGATGAAGGCGATCTTTTTGGCCTCAAAGTTACCTCGACAGACTCTTACAGAACGACTGCTACGGCAAAGGAAGAGACAATACTCTATACGTTACCCATGGAGGAATTTTCCGCTTTCGCGAAAGCGAACAAAGCCATTTCAAACTACCTCATCGCTAGTTTTGCATCAAACATTAAAGATCCTTATACCTTACAGCAAAGCGGCTCATTACTGAATACCTATGAGCCGGAACGAAGTGCCCATTTATTGGGCCTAGAACAAGCACGATATAGCACCTCCATCATCACTTGCTCTCCAGAAACTTCCATACAAGAAGCAGCAAGATTAATGCAACAACATCGCATAGGATGTTTAGTTATTACGACAGATTCAATACCAGTAGGTGTTCTCACAAATCGAGAATTGCGTAATGCTATTGCAAATAATATCATCTCTAGTGATCACGTAGTAGGTGATGCAATGATTACTCAGGTCGTCTGCGCCGTTCCAAAAATAACCGTAGCTCAGGCGCAACTTATACTGCTTAAGAATGGAATAAGCCACCTCATAATTACCGAAGATGGTACAGCTAGCACGAAAGTAGTAGGCGTGCTAAGCAAGCATGACATCGTGGTCGCTTACGGTAACAGCCCCGCCGAACTCGTTAAAGAAATAAAAAGAGCAAAAAAGACTAAAATGCTGCGTTTTACTTGGGAAAAAGCAACCCTTCTTCTTGAGCGCTATCTAGATCAAAACTTACCTATATCACATATTCTTAATATTTTTTCTGAGCTTAGAGACGCTCTCATGCAACGTACCATGGAGCTCTCATTAAGCAAGATGGCACATAATCCTCCAGTACCATTTACCTGGCTTGCATTAGGTAGTCAAGGACGAGAGGAGCAATTACTATATACAGACCAAGATAACGCTCTTATTTATGAGGATGTGTCTCCAGAAAACAATGAAGCGACTAAAAATTACTTTCTACATCTTGCAAATAGGATGAACAAACGCCTGCATAAAATAGGTTATGATTACTGCCCAGCAGATATGATGGGAAGTAATCCGCTGTACTGCTTATCACTTTCTGAGTGGAAAGTACAGTTTTCTACATGGATTAAAGATCCGTCTCCAGAAAGCATGTTGATGTCAGGCATATTTTTTGACTACAGACTCGTATATGGGACCCAGGAACTAGTTGCGCAACTCACTACTTCTATCTATGACCAACTATCAACCTCTTCTGTGTTTTTTAGATTTATGGCAAAGGATGCCCTTAAGAATCCGCCGCCGGTGAGTTTCTTTCGAAACTTTCTAGTGGAGTCAGATGGTGCGCATAAAGATGAATTTGACATAAAAAATCGTGCTATGGCTCCCTTAATAAGCGGCGCCAGAGTGCTTTCACTTTACCATAATTTACGTAACATAAATCACACCTCAGAACGTTTTGAAAAACTTGCAGAACTCGAACCTCAGAACAAAGAACTCTTTGAGAGTTGCGCTTACGCATTTAAAGCGCTTCTTAAATTTAGAGTCAGGCAAGGGCTACGCAATGATGATAGCGGCCGCTTCATTAAACTAGCGGATTTATCAAAAGAGGAACGCCTAAAACTAAAACGATGCTTTAAACCACTACGCGATTTACAAGAAGTGCTACGTGTACGTTTTCAAACTCAAAATTTGAGCTAG
- a CDS encoding 3'-5' exonuclease, with the protein MGLFTTSPQKDFPKFWTQYLAAFALEKSKAGFLGSTLDGKKLHTTRFVVFDTETTGLHYKEDRILSIGAVTVINNEISIAQSLELYLKQDIYKPESAKIHGILRNGSYEQVNEQEAIERCLEFIGTDILIGHHIGFDVAVINAALKRAQLGKLKNRVLDTETLYKRLVHPINRPLQEKRYTLDELAEALKIPLHDRHTSAGDALITAIAFIKIVKRLNSDGTLTVKQLFRKN; encoded by the coding sequence ATGGGATTATTTACCACATCACCTCAAAAAGATTTTCCAAAATTTTGGACACAATATCTCGCTGCTTTTGCCCTAGAGAAGAGCAAAGCAGGTTTTTTAGGTAGTACCCTAGATGGAAAAAAGCTTCACACCACTCGTTTTGTAGTATTTGACACCGAAACAACGGGTTTACACTATAAAGAGGATCGTATTCTATCTATAGGAGCGGTAACCGTTATCAACAATGAGATTTCTATAGCACAGAGCCTAGAGTTATATCTCAAGCAAGATATATACAAGCCTGAAAGTGCAAAAATACACGGCATCTTGCGCAATGGAAGCTATGAGCAAGTAAATGAACAAGAAGCAATAGAAAGATGTCTTGAATTTATAGGTACAGACATTCTTATAGGGCACCACATAGGTTTTGACGTTGCAGTAATTAATGCAGCACTAAAACGCGCTCAGCTGGGAAAATTAAAAAATAGAGTACTAGATACAGAAACATTGTACAAAAGACTTGTGCACCCTATAAACAGACCTTTACAAGAAAAAAGATATACGCTAGATGAACTTGCCGAAGCGCTTAAAATTCCTCTGCACGATAGGCACACCTCTGCGGGAGATGCGCTTATTACAGCCATTGCTTTTATAAAAATTGTAAAGAGGTTAAACAGCGATGGAACTCTTACAGTAAAACAATTATTCAGAAAAAACTAG
- a CDS encoding HAD family hydrolase, protein MITKDTLFVFDIDGTLTDSIPTYLPVITKVLADIGLQDIDTDYDNYLHHTDLYALEYNYERTFNKKAPANLRYELDHLLGEELSKCSPVSEIPGARSLLLKLKKMQIPFAYGTGAFPKATAIKMEGSQVPFIPEVLATSLHNISRVGFVKEAIQKSKAYYNRTSFDNIIAVGDGLWDLKAAQELDISFLGIGTKNRKAMLDNGCKNWVEDYKSFDLNSLK, encoded by the coding sequence ATGATTACAAAAGACACACTTTTCGTTTTTGATATAGATGGAACACTCACAGATAGTATTCCTACCTATCTCCCTGTTATCACCAAAGTTCTAGCAGACATAGGACTTCAAGATATTGATACCGATTACGACAATTATCTACACCATACAGATCTGTATGCGCTAGAGTATAATTACGAGCGTACTTTTAATAAGAAAGCTCCAGCCAACTTAAGATATGAGCTAGACCACTTACTAGGTGAAGAATTATCTAAATGTAGTCCTGTGAGTGAAATCCCAGGTGCGCGCTCGTTATTATTAAAATTGAAAAAAATGCAGATTCCATTTGCTTATGGAACAGGTGCTTTTCCGAAAGCTACTGCTATAAAAATGGAGGGTTCTCAAGTCCCTTTTATTCCAGAGGTACTTGCAACTTCGTTACATAACATTTCTCGAGTGGGATTTGTAAAAGAAGCTATACAGAAGTCTAAAGCATATTACAATAGAACATCTTTTGACAATATTATTGCTGTAGGTGACGGACTTTGGGATTTAAAAGCGGCTCAAGAGCTCGATATCTCATTCTTAGGCATAGGGACAAAAAACCGTAAAGCAATGCTCGATAACGGCTGTAAAAATTGGGTAGAAGATTATAAAAGTTTTGACTTAAACTCACTCAAATAA
- a CDS encoding ankyrin repeat domain-containing protein: protein MNDKLFDAIRNGDLEMVQAIITAHPELVNIKDQRGSTPLLLATYYGNQDISEAILKHKPDLNAKDSSGNTALMGVCFKGYPVIAKLLIESGADVNAVNLNQATALIYAATFAQSEIAQMLIENGADLSHKDEKGNTAFDHAKMQGASNLMEILEEK from the coding sequence ATGAATGACAAATTATTTGACGCAATACGCAACGGAGATCTAGAGATGGTGCAAGCAATTATTACTGCTCATCCAGAACTTGTAAATATTAAAGATCAACGTGGTTCTACACCTTTATTACTTGCCACTTACTATGGAAATCAAGATATAAGTGAGGCTATCTTAAAGCATAAGCCAGACCTGAATGCTAAGGATAGCTCTGGAAATACAGCGCTTATGGGGGTGTGTTTTAAAGGATATCCAGTAATTGCAAAACTACTTATAGAAAGCGGAGCAGATGTAAATGCCGTAAATCTAAATCAGGCTACAGCTCTTATTTATGCTGCCACTTTTGCGCAGTCAGAAATTGCACAAATGCTTATTGAAAATGGTGCCGACTTATCTCATAAAGATGAAAAAGGTAACACTGCTTTTGATCACGCAAAAATGCAAGGAGCTTCTAACTTGATGGAAATCTTAGAAGAGAAATAA
- a CDS encoding DUF1440 domain-containing protein, giving the protein MSNTALSNWLEKDNLASTATRGVISGVLGGLAGTIVKSAIERVLPVRQPNTDSAQLKLVDNISEKLTGEPVSTSNRDLAEQLVNIPIGVTLGASLGYAKRDRPETNLVEGALFGTTAYLATHETSLPLMGLEDEPKDIPVKLQANEFLAHVAFGVTAELIRGWVARKLDD; this is encoded by the coding sequence ATGAGTAATACCGCGCTTTCTAATTGGCTTGAAAAAGATAATCTAGCATCTACTGCTACACGGGGAGTGATTTCTGGAGTATTAGGAGGTCTAGCAGGCACCATTGTTAAAAGTGCCATAGAACGCGTATTACCCGTAAGACAGCCCAACACCGACAGTGCACAACTTAAGCTCGTAGATAATATCTCTGAGAAACTTACTGGCGAACCGGTAAGCACATCAAATCGAGATCTCGCAGAGCAATTAGTGAATATTCCCATTGGAGTAACATTAGGAGCTAGTTTAGGCTATGCAAAACGTGATAGACCAGAGACTAACCTTGTAGAGGGAGCGCTCTTTGGTACGACAGCATATCTCGCAACGCATGAAACCTCGCTTCCATTAATGGGCCTAGAGGATGAGCCTAAAGATATCCCTGTAAAATTACAAGCAAACGAATTTCTAGCTCATGTTGCCTTTGGAGTAACTGCAGAACTCATACGAGGTTGGGTGGCACGTAAACTAGACGACTAG
- a CDS encoding methionine aminotransferase, whose amino-acid sequence MHFHSKLPDVSTTIFTVMSKMAHEHQAINLAQGFPGFDSDPKLQQLVTKAMSDGYNQYAPMQGIYSLREEITQKLNTLYGSDYHPEAEVTVTAGATQAIYTIVSAFIRPDDEVIILKPAYDCYEPAVTVNGGKVVPIQLKAPDYKVNWNAVEDAITSKTKMLFINTPHNPTGTILHKEDMLELERILEGTDIILLSDEVYEHIVFDGKRHESVARYPALRERSFITASFGKTFHNTGWKMGYTVAPKELMEEFQKVHQFNVFSVHHPSQKAFAQYLKDPSHYLELNDFYQQKRDLFLNLIQGSRFTAKPAAGTYFQMLDYSAITSESDTAFAKALTTTHKLASIPTSVFNVNQEDYKMLRFCVAKDDETLKKAAEILTSI is encoded by the coding sequence ATGCATTTTCATTCAAAACTTCCTGACGTTAGTACTACCATTTTTACGGTGATGAGTAAGATGGCACATGAACATCAAGCCATTAATCTCGCGCAAGGATTTCCAGGCTTTGATAGTGATCCAAAACTGCAACAGCTTGTTACAAAGGCAATGAGTGATGGGTACAATCAGTACGCTCCTATGCAAGGTATTTACAGCTTGCGTGAAGAAATTACTCAAAAACTCAACACCCTATATGGAAGTGATTATCATCCAGAAGCTGAGGTTACAGTAACTGCTGGAGCAACCCAAGCTATTTACACAATCGTATCTGCATTTATACGTCCAGATGATGAGGTGATTATATTGAAACCTGCTTATGACTGCTATGAGCCTGCGGTGACTGTAAATGGTGGTAAAGTAGTCCCTATTCAACTTAAAGCGCCAGATTATAAAGTGAATTGGAACGCGGTAGAAGATGCGATAACGTCTAAGACTAAAATGCTATTTATTAATACCCCGCACAATCCTACGGGAACTATTCTTCATAAAGAAGATATGCTGGAGCTAGAGCGTATTCTTGAAGGTACAGATATCATATTACTAAGTGATGAGGTGTATGAGCATATAGTCTTTGATGGCAAGCGTCATGAGAGTGTGGCTCGTTACCCAGCATTAAGAGAACGCAGTTTTATTACGGCATCCTTTGGGAAGACTTTTCATAATACAGGGTGGAAAATGGGATATACAGTTGCTCCAAAAGAGTTGATGGAAGAGTTTCAAAAAGTACATCAATTTAATGTGTTTTCAGTGCATCATCCTTCTCAAAAAGCCTTTGCCCAGTACCTCAAGGACCCTAGTCATTATTTAGAATTGAACGATTTTTATCAGCAGAAAAGAGATTTGTTTCTAAACCTGATTCAAGGCTCACGTTTTACAGCAAAGCCTGCCGCAGGTACCTACTTTCAAATGCTGGATTATTCTGCAATTACTAGTGAGAGTGACACCGCTTTCGCGAAAGCGTTAACCACAACCCATAAACTAGCGTCTATACCAACGTCGGTATTTAATGTGAATCAAGAAGATTATAAAATGCTGAGATTTTGTGTCGCCAAAGATGACGAGACACTCAAAAAAGCTGCCGAAATTTTAACAAGCATCTAG
- a CDS encoding DUF3109 family protein — translation MFQLKKTIVSEDIIEKDFVCNLNACKGECCIAGEAGAPLEEEEVTIMADIYDKVKPFLRPEGIAAIEEQGTSIVRDGELETPLVNGAECAYVTFNDKGWASCGIEDAYNAGEVSWRKPISCHLYPIRVQKYSSFSAVNYHRWPICSDACSLGKELSVPVYKFTKDALIRKFGEEWYTELEKTAQEMGK, via the coding sequence ATGTTCCAACTCAAAAAAACCATCGTTTCTGAAGACATTATCGAAAAAGATTTTGTCTGTAATCTTAATGCTTGTAAAGGGGAGTGCTGCATCGCAGGTGAAGCCGGCGCACCACTTGAAGAAGAAGAGGTTACCATCATGGCAGATATTTATGATAAGGTAAAACCTTTTTTGCGTCCAGAAGGAATTGCGGCAATTGAGGAGCAGGGAACCAGTATCGTGCGTGACGGTGAACTTGAGACACCGCTAGTAAATGGAGCTGAGTGTGCTTACGTTACTTTTAATGATAAAGGATGGGCAAGCTGTGGTATTGAGGATGCTTACAATGCAGGTGAAGTGTCGTGGCGCAAACCTATTTCTTGCCATTTGTACCCTATTCGTGTGCAAAAATATAGCTCATTTTCGGCAGTAAATTATCATCGCTGGCCTATCTGTAGCGATGCTTGTTCTCTAGGGAAAGAACTATCTGTGCCTGTTTATAAATTTACTAAGGATGCGTTGATACGTAAGTTTGGTGAAGAGTGGTATACAGAACTAGAGAAGACCGCTCAAGAAATGGGTAAATAA